Proteins from a genomic interval of Streptomyces sp. NBC_01445:
- a CDS encoding C40 family peptidase, with the protein MNSRRPQRRSRRFLKWGLVLGLFLALTVSCMAPLSGAADRLALLSQQDNADVGLAGAGSSADIPPRMLEAYKNAVQLIGSRVPHCRGMRWPVLAGIAKVESNHASGRYIASDGDIRPKIYGVLLNGSGAGGNTSVFTDTDGGKWDGTASGERAVGPFQFMPATWESTGQDGNKDGDRDPHNADDAALGAAVYLCGRGRNLRKAGQLRAAIFQYNHSNEYVANVSGWISQYSAAAGAGGSGGLKGVSGKARTVLEAALSQRGTPYSWGGGNAAGKSTGSCCSPSGKSGAGIEGFDCSGLTTFAFARAGIRLPRTAAAQAGRGRRIPASAGQGALHPGDLVFFGYAQGRDSTIYHVGIYLGGGQMVNAARPGTFVRQDPVDAMPGYAGGARLL; encoded by the coding sequence GTGAACAGTCGCCGGCCGCAGCGCCGCTCACGCCGTTTCCTCAAGTGGGGCCTGGTCTTGGGCCTCTTTCTCGCCCTGACCGTAAGTTGCATGGCTCCCTTGTCCGGCGCGGCCGACAGACTGGCCTTGCTGTCCCAGCAGGACAACGCCGACGTGGGCCTCGCCGGGGCCGGCAGCAGCGCGGACATTCCGCCGCGGATGCTCGAGGCCTACAAGAACGCCGTGCAGCTGATCGGTTCGAGGGTGCCGCATTGTCGGGGGATGCGCTGGCCGGTCCTGGCCGGGATCGCGAAGGTCGAGTCCAACCACGCCTCCGGACGCTACATCGCATCCGACGGCGACATCCGGCCCAAGATTTACGGAGTGCTGCTCAACGGCTCTGGCGCGGGCGGCAACACCAGCGTGTTCACCGACACCGACGGCGGGAAGTGGGATGGCACCGCTTCGGGTGAACGCGCGGTTGGCCCCTTCCAGTTCATGCCCGCCACCTGGGAATCAACAGGCCAGGACGGCAACAAGGACGGGGACCGGGACCCTCACAACGCGGATGACGCCGCGCTCGGCGCGGCCGTGTATCTGTGCGGGCGCGGGCGCAATCTGCGCAAGGCGGGCCAGCTGCGGGCTGCGATCTTTCAGTACAACCACAGCAATGAGTACGTCGCCAACGTCAGCGGCTGGATCAGCCAGTACAGCGCTGCCGCTGGGGCCGGTGGCAGCGGCGGCCTCAAGGGCGTCTCCGGCAAGGCGCGGACCGTGCTCGAGGCCGCTCTCTCGCAGCGCGGCACTCCGTACTCGTGGGGCGGTGGAAACGCCGCCGGCAAGTCGACCGGATCGTGCTGTTCACCCAGCGGCAAGTCCGGCGCAGGCATCGAGGGATTCGACTGCTCGGGGCTGACGACGTTCGCGTTCGCGCGGGCAGGGATTCGGCTGCCGCGCACGGCGGCAGCCCAGGCCGGGCGTGGCAGGCGCATTCCCGCGTCGGCGGGGCAAGGGGCGTTGCACCCGGGCGACTTGGTGTTCTTCGGCTATGCCCAGGGGCGGGATTCGACGATCTATCACGTCGGGATTTATCTCGGCGGCGGGCAGATGGTCAACGCCGCCCGCCCCGGCACCTTCGTCCGGCAGGACCCGGTCGATGCCATGCCCGGCTACGCAGGAGGAGCCCGACTCCTATGA
- a CDS encoding MinD/ParA family ATP-binding protein, which yields MPVICLASAKSCGVTTTALALTFASARPSLLAECDPAGGTIRAGLLQSQVSAGYGLYHLAAAERVGQVELANAFTSHLWPLDGPSGHRKVLPGLTDPAQAAALSRTWPALSDVLHVMSESVGHDVFVDTGRLALESGHLHPTLTPAPLLHKADLVLLAVRGTEQGLTLARHLIRPLRTELEEHGSGADAVGLLLIEEGTFRSHQVAEALEAPVLAALPWDPDTAAYLNAGGKPPRGFDRTPLLRSARTAAEHLEAIASRRRIQQQYPSPPAAHPQLAGVLDRLAAPGGARG from the coding sequence ATGCCCGTCATCTGCCTCGCCTCCGCCAAGTCCTGCGGAGTCACCACCACGGCGCTCGCCCTCACCTTTGCGTCCGCCCGCCCCTCCCTGCTCGCCGAATGTGACCCGGCAGGCGGCACGATCCGCGCCGGGCTCTTGCAGAGCCAGGTCAGCGCGGGATACGGGCTCTACCACCTGGCGGCCGCCGAACGCGTGGGACAGGTCGAGCTGGCCAACGCGTTCACCTCGCACCTGTGGCCGCTGGACGGCCCAAGCGGCCACCGCAAGGTCCTTCCCGGGCTGACCGATCCGGCACAGGCCGCGGCCCTGAGCCGGACCTGGCCCGCACTCTCCGACGTCCTGCACGTCATGTCCGAATCCGTCGGCCACGACGTATTCGTCGACACAGGGCGCCTGGCCCTGGAATCCGGGCACCTGCACCCCACGCTCACGCCCGCGCCGCTCCTGCACAAGGCCGACCTTGTCCTGCTCGCGGTCCGCGGCACCGAGCAGGGCCTGACCCTTGCCCGCCACCTCATCCGGCCGCTGCGCACCGAACTCGAGGAACACGGCTCGGGAGCCGACGCCGTCGGGCTGCTCCTCATCGAAGAAGGCACCTTCCGCTCCCACCAAGTCGCTGAGGCGCTGGAAGCCCCCGTGCTGGCCGCGCTCCCCTGGGACCCGGACACCGCTGCCTACCTCAACGCCGGCGGGAAGCCGCCCCGGGGCTTCGACCGCACCCCGCTGCTGCGCTCCGCCCGCACCGCAGCAGAACACCTCGAGGCCATTGCGTCCCGTCGCCGCATCCAGCAGCAATACCCCAGCCCCCCGGCGGCGCATCCACAGCTCGCCGGCGTCCTGGACCGGCTCGCAGCGCCCGGAGGTGCTCGTGGCTGA
- a CDS encoding SAF domain-containing protein, producing the protein MDIPAAPTVPRPQAPARAEIPITTNPPVKKQRRWSAAALCIVLTVVAALGAAAAVNSASDRTRVLAIARDVPAGRALTDADLVIADVSADASLTPIPAAEKATVLGKRTAVDLRKGGLLQTSQLAAGTGLGDDQEQVGVQVKRGMAPAGTLAPGDKVRAVTTPAQGGEPTKKGTPPETLEATVVSVSSPDATGTVVVNLAVAPDDGPVLASRAALGRVALVREPRGQ; encoded by the coding sequence ATGGATATTCCTGCTGCGCCGACGGTTCCGCGCCCGCAGGCCCCTGCCCGCGCCGAGATCCCTATCACCACGAATCCGCCGGTCAAGAAGCAGCGCCGGTGGTCCGCCGCCGCGCTGTGCATCGTCCTGACCGTCGTGGCAGCACTGGGGGCAGCCGCGGCCGTCAACTCGGCGAGCGACCGCACCAGGGTGCTCGCCATCGCACGGGACGTGCCGGCCGGACGCGCCTTGACGGACGCCGACCTGGTGATCGCCGACGTATCCGCCGACGCGTCACTCACTCCCATTCCGGCCGCTGAGAAGGCCACGGTCTTGGGGAAGAGGACCGCCGTCGACCTGCGCAAGGGTGGCCTCCTGCAGACCTCTCAACTGGCCGCCGGCACCGGGCTTGGCGACGACCAGGAGCAGGTCGGTGTGCAGGTCAAGCGCGGCATGGCCCCGGCGGGGACGCTCGCCCCCGGTGACAAGGTCCGCGCGGTGACCACCCCCGCCCAAGGCGGAGAGCCCACGAAGAAGGGCACCCCGCCCGAGACCCTCGAGGCCACAGTCGTCTCCGTCTCCAGCCCGGACGCCACCGGCACCGTCGTGGTCAACCTCGCCGTAGCCCCCGACGACGGCCCCGTACTGGCCAGCCGCGCCGCCCTGGGCCGCGTCGCGCTGGTCCGCGAACCGCGAGGTCAGTGA
- a CDS encoding ATP/GTP-binding protein encodes MDSPAAHHHVMTRLALPDAVDVAFMLGHGLWWLLVHWYVPLALVLAGWAVWEVITHKVAAKASRERCVLQVTPAPYFDPDEERVLRQGMAVLQAANTLPWWAPKRSRAVRIRLRSDEHHPLSYQLEGPAGAQKFLRTSSFGDAVTISARDPAADIPDDGRKFEVRSEMVLRGNPAAYLRKVPLDPDPLQPIVDAVSALKTELGDLVEICVDLQPAPRWALRLQRRQLVQRARGEEQREASAVSRWSRREAAAAADSLRALASGDTKTAPVVMPQARRIDRDKVLGKLASDAPLARVQILIRCASDREGRARALASQVGAGFQVFTSEARLASRGIRLLGWHWGPDQWPFKTGWQRRWDSGQSRPPRANLARLPELAGLLKPPTVHCRLPLLPAQLPTFEADKMSELLLQGAVVEADGTRRLIATYEQETLFETGLGKAGGGKTERALAQAIMVAHAGGGLLYVDPHRDSWDRAAPYLAHPDIMDRIQLIDLNPGGGTDPVGSWNLLDMSHTRPRHDVVASVVDGLAAGMNWDDTQTPRGITILTSCVQVLTALNSRACRNGKPQAQATVFHIRALLTDKDFRTQALRTVLGDLGEDTTSWWTTVFPTLSFDAFGIILNPLTRLAANPVYYAFLGQPISHFDLRTAMDHRRIVWICTAGNSPTDRLLSSLIAHELLRAGRSRRDTPTGDRVPFRAYLDELITIAGSAPESLAAMFEDLRKFKVRIHGMTQALGRLPQAVRDALLQNASSLATTTGSRKVIASITAEWGDKPTPEQVIALPRYQHYASFTVDGQRIGPLRLHGIHLDDDFKKLARPKAVPALVNAAQKGAGSRPQTEQSTRAAAQTDHVRAHLGETTSSSGTGATPTTSVVALTKSFN; translated from the coding sequence ATGGACTCCCCTGCCGCCCACCACCACGTCATGACACGCCTCGCTCTGCCCGACGCCGTCGACGTCGCCTTCATGCTCGGCCACGGCCTGTGGTGGTTGCTCGTGCACTGGTACGTGCCCCTTGCCCTGGTCCTGGCGGGGTGGGCCGTGTGGGAGGTGATCACGCACAAGGTGGCGGCGAAGGCCTCGCGCGAGCGGTGCGTGCTGCAGGTGACACCCGCCCCCTACTTTGATCCGGATGAGGAACGCGTGCTGCGGCAGGGGATGGCGGTGTTGCAGGCCGCGAACACGCTGCCCTGGTGGGCGCCCAAGCGCAGCCGCGCGGTACGCATCCGGCTGCGCTCGGACGAACACCATCCCCTCTCTTACCAGTTGGAAGGGCCCGCGGGCGCGCAGAAGTTCCTGCGCACCAGTTCCTTCGGTGACGCGGTGACGATCAGCGCCCGGGATCCGGCGGCCGACATCCCGGATGACGGCCGGAAGTTCGAGGTGCGCTCGGAGATGGTGCTGCGTGGTAATCCGGCCGCCTACTTGCGCAAGGTGCCCCTGGACCCTGACCCGCTGCAGCCCATCGTGGACGCCGTGTCTGCGCTGAAGACGGAGCTCGGCGACCTGGTGGAGATCTGTGTCGATCTGCAGCCCGCTCCGCGGTGGGCGCTGCGCCTGCAGCGGCGGCAGCTGGTCCAGCGGGCCCGCGGCGAGGAGCAGAGGGAGGCCAGCGCCGTCTCACGGTGGTCGCGCCGGGAGGCCGCCGCGGCCGCCGATTCCTTGCGCGCCCTCGCCAGCGGCGACACGAAGACCGCCCCCGTGGTGATGCCGCAGGCCCGGCGCATCGACCGGGACAAAGTGCTCGGCAAGCTCGCCAGCGACGCTCCCCTGGCCCGGGTGCAGATTCTGATCCGCTGCGCCTCCGACCGCGAGGGCCGCGCCAGGGCGTTGGCCTCCCAAGTTGGGGCAGGTTTCCAGGTGTTCACGAGTGAGGCGCGACTGGCGTCGCGCGGGATCCGCCTGCTGGGCTGGCACTGGGGCCCCGATCAGTGGCCGTTCAAAACGGGCTGGCAGCGCCGGTGGGACAGCGGACAGAGCCGCCCGCCGCGCGCGAACCTGGCCCGGCTGCCGGAACTCGCCGGGCTGCTCAAGCCGCCCACCGTGCATTGCCGTCTGCCGCTGCTGCCCGCCCAACTGCCCACGTTCGAGGCCGACAAGATGAGCGAACTGCTGCTGCAGGGCGCCGTCGTAGAGGCCGACGGCACCCGCCGCCTGATCGCCACCTACGAACAGGAGACGCTTTTCGAGACCGGGCTGGGCAAGGCCGGCGGCGGCAAGACGGAACGCGCGCTCGCACAGGCCATCATGGTCGCCCACGCGGGCGGTGGACTGCTGTATGTGGACCCGCACCGCGACTCCTGGGACCGCGCCGCCCCCTACCTCGCCCACCCCGACATCATGGACCGCATCCAGCTCATCGACCTCAACCCTGGCGGCGGCACCGATCCCGTGGGCAGCTGGAACCTGCTCGACATGAGTCACACCCGGCCCCGGCACGACGTCGTCGCCTCCGTCGTCGACGGCCTGGCCGCCGGCATGAACTGGGACGACACCCAGACCCCTCGAGGCATCACCATCCTCACCTCCTGCGTCCAAGTCCTGACCGCCCTCAACAGCCGCGCCTGCCGCAACGGAAAACCGCAGGCCCAGGCCACCGTGTTCCACATCCGGGCCCTGCTCACCGACAAAGACTTCCGCACCCAGGCCCTTCGCACAGTGCTCGGCGACCTCGGCGAGGACACGACCAGCTGGTGGACCACCGTGTTCCCCACCCTGTCCTTCGACGCGTTCGGCATCATCCTCAACCCCCTCACCCGCCTGGCAGCAAACCCCGTCTACTACGCCTTCCTCGGACAGCCCATCAGCCACTTCGACCTGCGCACCGCCATGGACCACAGACGAATCGTGTGGATCTGCACAGCCGGCAACAGCCCCACCGACCGCCTCCTGTCCTCCCTGATCGCACACGAACTGCTACGCGCAGGCCGTTCCCGAAGGGACACCCCGACCGGCGACCGCGTCCCGTTCCGCGCCTACCTCGACGAACTGATCACCATCGCCGGAAGCGCACCCGAGTCACTGGCCGCCATGTTCGAAGACCTCCGCAAATTCAAGGTCCGCATCCACGGCATGACCCAGGCCCTGGGACGCCTGCCGCAGGCCGTACGCGACGCACTCCTGCAGAACGCCTCATCCCTGGCGACGACCACCGGCTCCCGCAAGGTCATCGCCTCAATCACCGCCGAGTGGGGCGACAAGCCCACCCCCGAGCAGGTGATCGCGCTGCCCCGCTACCAGCACTACGCCTCATTCACCGTCGACGGCCAACGCATCGGCCCCCTACGCCTGCACGGCATCCACCTCGACGACGACTTCAAAAAGCTCGCCCGCCCAAAGGCCGTCCCTGCCCTGGTCAACGCCGCACAGAAAGGCGCCGGCAGCCGCCCACAGACCGAACAGAGCACTCGCGCCGCAGCCCAGACCGACCACGTCCGCGCTCACCTCGGCGAGACCACGTCCTCATCCGGCACCGGGGCGACGCCGACCACAAGCGTCGTTGCCCTCACCAAATCGTTCAACTGA
- a CDS encoding ATP/GTP-binding protein, giving the protein MQDGERQGGKGAVYQVLCPGTARVGTVWIPAGQPAEPQIDPEVLARRAADSMKLVGPEIASPRAAGRYVVGMPAWMWVDESPTTFGPNTATATAGDVSVTATAKVSSIRWNMGDGTEPETCDGPGTEYQASMGKAKSPDCGHVYEQASTTSRGGKFHGTATATWTIDWQVTGAPANAGQFTEVRASQFSVAVHEVQVVN; this is encoded by the coding sequence ATGCAGGACGGCGAGCGTCAGGGCGGCAAGGGCGCGGTCTATCAGGTCCTGTGCCCAGGTACGGCGCGTGTCGGGACGGTGTGGATTCCCGCTGGTCAGCCCGCGGAGCCCCAGATCGACCCCGAGGTCCTGGCCCGCCGCGCGGCGGACTCCATGAAGCTGGTCGGCCCGGAGATCGCGAGCCCCCGAGCGGCAGGGAGGTACGTGGTGGGCATGCCCGCGTGGATGTGGGTCGACGAGTCGCCGACCACCTTCGGACCGAACACGGCTACGGCGACGGCCGGAGACGTGAGCGTCACGGCGACGGCGAAGGTGTCGTCGATCCGCTGGAACATGGGTGACGGCACCGAGCCTGAGACCTGCGATGGGCCTGGAACCGAATATCAGGCGTCGATGGGCAAAGCGAAGTCCCCAGACTGCGGCCACGTCTACGAGCAGGCGTCGACGACCAGTAGGGGCGGCAAGTTCCACGGCACTGCGACAGCCACCTGGACCATCGACTGGCAGGTGACCGGCGCTCCCGCCAACGCCGGACAGTTCACCGAAGTGCGAGCGAGCCAGTTCTCGGTCGCTGTGCACGAGGTGCAAGTAGTCAACTGA